The window GCTCGTGCAATTTGAGGGGGTGTTCCTGATTTAATCGTATGAATGGGAACTTGACGGGTTTTTGCCATGTGGCGCAGTTTAGATTGATTCCGAATATGCGATCGCAGTGCTAACACCACATCTGCACTATCAATATCCTTGGTCAAAATCACAGGTAAAGATAAAGTTTGGATCACCTGTTCAATTTGATGACGAGGAACCCCATAGGGATAAATATTTAAGGATGAACCTTCCCCAATAGTCTTGATAAAAGGGAATTCTTCATCAGTATGCAGAGGTGTGACCCCAGAAAACGATTGTTCTAGGAGTTCTTCAAAATATTGAGACTCCGATACTGCATCTTCCCTGGCTTTTCCTAGGGGAGTTGGGGGAACGGCCATCATTTTCCCTGAACCTCGTAACCCTCGCAGACCAGGTATTGCAGCGACGGGTTCACGGGGTTTGAGGGCCGAGCGTTCTTCCATGGAAACTGGAGTTGTGGGGGTATATCGTTCTTCAAAAATATTAACTTCACCCTCATCGTTAAGAGTCCGAACTTGTAACGTCGGTTGCAGTCCCCGTAACAGATGATCAATGGTGGTTGAAACGGATTCATGAACGACCCACCGTTGTTGCTCTAACATTTCAATGGCAATATCAAAGGTGGGGGGTGCTTTCCGTTCTAATACCGTTTTTTGCGAACCCCGACGCCGAGCTTCCTCATCTCCTAAGGTTACCGCTTGAATTCCCCCAATTAAGTCTGCTAAAGTAGGGTTCTTCATTAAGTTCTCAATACGGTTGCCGTGGGCGGTACCAATTAACTGTACCCCCCGTTCCGCGATGGTGCGAGCCGCCAACGCTTCCAGTTCTGTACCAATCTCGTCAATCACAATCACTTCCGGCATATGGTTTTCGACTGCTTCGATCATGACTTGATGTTGCAGTTCAGGACGTGCGACTTGCATCCGTCGGGCTCTGCCAATGGCAGGATGAGGAATATCACCATCTCCAGCAATTTCATTGGAGGTATCAATAATCACCACCCGTTTTTCTAACTCATCCGCCAATACACGAGTAATTTCTCGCAATGCCGTTGTTTTTCCAACTCCAGGACGACCTAGCATCAGGATAGATTGACCCGTTTCTACTAAATCCCGGATCATGCCAATTTTGCCAAAGACCGCTCTACCAACCCGACAGGTTAAACCAATGATTTTTCCGGTACGGTTGCGAATAGCACTAATTCGATGTAGGGTTTGTGATAGTCCCGCTCTGTTATCGCCACTAAATTCTCCAATTTGTGAGATACAATGCTCCAGATCTTCTAAGGAGACGGGAATAGTTGAGAGATATTCGGCTTTAGACGGAAAACGGGCTTCTGGAAGACGGCCTAAATCCATCACAATCTCAATCAAACTGTCTCGTTGTGGATGCTGCTGCAAATTCTGCCGAATTTCATCGGGAACAACTTCGAGTAATCTATTCAGGTCGTCTGTAATTTGCATACTCAAAACAGTTATCAGTTATCAGTTATCAGTTATCAGTTATCAGTTATGATTTGAGTTGGGAAACTAGGGTGGAAGCTTTACCTACTGCTTGCCACAGCAGGTCAGGGTTGGCTTCAAGCGCATGGGTGTCAAGGGTTGTCTCTGTTTGTTGAAAAGTCTTGTCCTGTCTCAAAGATTTATAGGTTTGGGTGATTTGTTCTTCCCCAGAAACAGATTCGGCTTTGAGTTTTAGGGTAGACCGGGATTCTAACTGTTCTAAAATCGGTGATAACAGGACACGGGCATAGCTGCCATAGGCGACACCCGCTACCCGATGTTGGTCGGGGGGGTAGTCAGATAAGCGGTATGATTGTAATAGCCCAAGGGATTTGAGCTTGGCTACAGTATAATCGTTTGTGCCACCTGCAAGCTGTACATATCCCGGTAAATTCACAGCTAAAATTTTTTGAGCCAACTTGACACTAGCGATAGTTGTACCCGCACCAATATCTCCACTCATTGGACGCCCATCAGTTTGCCAAATTAACGGGCAGGAAAGGGGTTTGATTAGGTCATATAAGGTTTGGAGATATTCAACCACACCCTCCCCGTCAGGGCAGCTAATGGCAACCAGTTTAAGTTGAGCTAGATGGGGTTTAATACTACTCCACAACCGTTTAAAATCCTTGTCTCGTCCAATTTGGGTATGAATTTCTACAGCATCTACTCCGGTTTGTAAGACTAACGGTGCAATTACATCGGGGCGGAAGACATAAGACCGGGCATAGATTAAATCACTGGGACAAATCGGAATACAACGTCCACAGCCGTAACAGAGTTGATCGATGACGCCAGATTTTACGTCGGAAAAGGTAATTGCCCCCGTCGGACAAACGGTTTCACACGGTCGCCTACAACTGGATGGGCAAGCGGTTGCTTCAAATTCTGCTTTCCGAAAATGGGGATCTTCACCATCATTAAGGCTAACCATTAACCAAGGACGATGGCGATAACTAAATCCTAAAGCTTGAGCTTGTTTGCCTAAAGCTTCCACTTGTGCTAAAGCTTCCTGGGTTATAGCAATCACAGCCCGGTCAGCGGCTACATCAATACAGTCTGCACCTGCTAAGGTGTAAGCCAAGGTTAAACTTCTAACGGCAGGCAAGTGCTGATAGCTTGCTCCGCAGATGAGTTTGAACCAGTTACCTTGTTGCAATGCTGTTAAAGGGGAATCATAAGTGTTCACTCTTTTATCATAACGAAGCCAGAGGACTTCTGCTACACTTCTGGGGTTAGGGAAAATGGAGATGAAAGATTAAAAAACCTTAAAAAAATAAGTTGGGTGTTTACCCAACTTATTCGGCTTAAAATCAACCTCAAAAATAAGAACAGCGTTCAAGCGGCAACATTAACATCCTTAAGGGGTGTCCATTGCACGACTCGTGCTCCTCCCATCTCCACCACCAACTTGACACGGGGTTCTTGTTGGGGGAGTTGGGTCAAAAAAGCGACTTCTTGAGTCGACAAAATATGACCTTCAATGATCCAAAGCACTAAACCTTTGGATTTAGGGGGAAGTTGATCTAACTGTGTATTTAATATGGGGGGGACATAATAAACATTACCCACTGCGGCTTCATTCCCACTGCTTTTTTTGCCTAAGTGGGGAGGACGAACCCCATGAACTCCTGTTAAATATGCGGCCAAGTCTCCGAGTCCCCGTGCAGACAGGTTATAGGTTGTATATCCATGGGCCCGTAACCGACGACGATACCGCCCCTCAAATCCCCCTTCTAGGGGAACATACAGTCCTAAAGCTCCGTATGTTTCTAAATCTCGAATTAGTTTGCTCCCGGTTGTAATCAGTGGCATAACTCGATAATGAACCTCTTTACTAAATCTTTGTTATCTTCACTTGCAATATTTTGACTTGACACTCTCGGCGCGTTTACGCGCGGAGATTCTTAATTCAGCGACTGACCTTTAAGCACCGTATCTCTTTCGAGCAATACTCAAACCTTTCAATGGTGAAAAGTCACCCATTGACGAGCCTGACTTACGGCAACCCCAGAGGGTCTATCTTGAAAAGCTTACTAGGATACGACCTAGAGTTCGGGTGTGCCCCACCCTACCTTAATTGATCAAACCCAATTATGGGTTTTCTGGTCATGAGAATGGGTTGATTCTCTAGCTTTGTTTTACAAGGTTTTCGCTACCCTTGTTGTTACTCTCAAGGAGTTTTCAGGTTCGAGGGTGCCGACTCAAAGCCGCTTCACAACCGCCCACCTTGGGGATTTCAACCCTCTCTATCTTAATCCAAAGCCGATGCTCAAAGCACGGGGTTTTAGACCCAAATTCTCGATAATCTCTCGTCAACCTACGCGCTCATCAAGACTGCTCTTGCTTTTCCAATTTTCCCTAGTGGTGAAACAACCCTTAACCTTGCTCCCCTCAGTTCAATTAAAAATTTTATCAAAGTCGCGATTCGTTCTTGACAGTTGGTAAAAATTACCCTACAATCAAAAATTGTCGCTAATCGGGAAGATGCTGCTAACTTTCTAAAGACTGAACTTAATTCATGGCGTTAACGTTGTTAGCTCCAATGAATCAGCGATTGGGCAAAAATAGTTAAGCAGTTAAGCCGAATCGGTCAGGAAACAGCAGCAAGGCTGACTTTAAACCCCAAACAAGCTTGGCGCAAGCCACTCATCTGCATGGGATTAAAGATCTGTAACCCACAGGATACTGAGTAGCTTGCTGCTCAAGTCCCAGCGACATACAGGCAGAATCGAGGGAAATCCTTGATCCGCAAACAGCTTAAAACTTGTTGATAGCCTGAAACTGTTCTAAACTCCCCAGGGTTTATCCTCCTTAAACGGTGGGAGACTATTTTGGTGTGTTTAAACATCCACAAGGCATTTTAAATCATGTCTTGTTCATTTCAGCAAGCGGATTCTTCCTCACGGTCGATCCGAACATTATTGTAATGCGTAGAAAAGAGAGGCTAGTTTAAGTGTCTGTAGGTATCCTCGGCACAAAAGTCGGCATGACCCAAGTGTTTGAAGCGGAAAGCGGGAAGGCTATTCCTGTTACCGTGATTCAAGCAGGGCCTTGCACTATTACCCAGATTAAAACCAAACAAACGGATGGTTACACCGCTATTCAACTAGGATACGGTGAAGTTCCTGATAAAAAACGCAAGCTTAATACGACTAAATCTCCCAACAAAGAGGTTAATAAGTATCTCAGTAATGCGGAACAGGGGCATTTAGCAAAATCTGGTGGAACAATGCTGCGCCACCTCAAAGAGTATCGCGTTAGCGATCCCGAAACCTTTGAATTAGGCCAACAACTGAAGGCGGATATTTTCACCCCCGGACAACTGGTGGATGTCAGTGGAACCAGCATGGGTCGTGGCTTCTCCGGTTATCAAAAACGCCATAACTTTAAACGGGGCCCTATGGCTCACGGTTCAAAAAACCATCGTCTTCCCGGTTCAATCGGCCCTGGAACCACCCCAGGACGGGTTTACCCCGGAAAACGCATGGCCGGACACTATGGAGCCAGCCAAGTCACCACTCGCAAATTAACCGTTGTGCGTGTTGATTCCGAACGTAACCTGCTGTTAGTGAAAGGGGCAGTTCCTGGCAAACCTGGTGGTTTGTTGAGTATCGCACCCGCTAACATAGTCGGTGGCAAGTAGAGGAGGAAACAACCATGGTTGATTGTGTAGTCCGAAATTGGCAGGGTGAAAGCGTGGGACAAGCCACCCTTGACCTAAAAGTCGCATCCGAAGAAAATGCCAGCCACGTTGTCCATAGAGCCTTAGTGCGCCAAATGGCGAATGCGCGTCAAGGTACAGCCAGCACTAAAACCCGTTCAGAAGTTCGGGGAGGTGGCCGTAAGCCTTGGCGTCAAAAAGGAACCGGGCGCGCTAGGGCGGGTTCTATTCGCTCTCCCCTATGGCGAGGCGGTGGGGTAATTTTTGGGCCAAAACCCAGAGATTATTCTCAAAAAATGAACCGCAAAGAAAGACAGTTAGCCTTGCGGACAGCGTTTCAAAGTCGCGTTGAAGATCTGATTGTGGTTGAAGAATTCGCCGATCAGTTTGCTCGACCCAAAACCAAAGACTTAGTATCGGCGATGACCCGTTGGGGTGTTGAACCGGAAGCTAGAGTGCTTTTGGTGTTACCTGAGAAACAACCCAACGTTTATCTATCGGGTCGTAACATTCCCAAACTGAGAATGTGCTTGGCGGATAGCCTTAACGTTTATGATGTGCTCGCAGCCGACAAAATCGTAACCACAGCTGCTGCCCTTGCCAAAATTCAGGAGGTTTACGGTGACTGAACATTATACCGGCGATCTGATTGATTTGGTCAAGCGCCCGATTGTGACCGAAAAAGCCACAAGGTTAATGGAACTGAATCAGTTCACTTTTGATGTTGATCGCAAGGCGACTAAGCCGATGATCAAACAAGCGATTGAACTGTTATTCCCCGTTAAAGTTAAGGCTGTTAATACCCATATTCCGCCTCGTAAACGTCGTCGGGTCGGTAAGTTTGTGGGGTACAAACCGGGCTACAAACGGGCAATTATTACTCTGGAGGATGGGGAACCTCTGCGGAAAGTCCTGTTCCCAGAAGTATAGAGTTGTCTGTTCATTGTTATCTGTCAACTGATAACTGATAACTGATAACTGATAACTGATTTAGAATCTAAGGATCAAATATGGGAATTCGTTCATACCGACCCTATACTCCCAGCACTCGCCAACATACCGTTTCCGATTTTGCAGAAATTACCCGTTCTGAACCTGAGCCTTCTTTAACGGTTTCCAAACACCGGGATA of the Planktothrix sp. FACHB-1365 genome contains:
- a CDS encoding 50S ribosomal protein L23 yields the protein MTEHYTGDLIDLVKRPIVTEKATRLMELNQFTFDVDRKATKPMIKQAIELLFPVKVKAVNTHIPPRKRRRVGKFVGYKPGYKRAIITLEDGEPLRKVLFPEV
- a CDS encoding NAD(P)H-quinone oxidoreductase subunit N, encoding MPLITTGSKLIRDLETYGALGLYVPLEGGFEGRYRRRLRAHGYTTYNLSARGLGDLAAYLTGVHGVRPPHLGKKSSGNEAAVGNVYYVPPILNTQLDQLPPKSKGLVLWIIEGHILSTQEVAFLTQLPQQEPRVKLVVEMGGARVVQWTPLKDVNVAA
- a CDS encoding R3H domain-containing nucleic acid-binding protein; amino-acid sequence: MQITDDLNRLLEVVPDEIRQNLQQHPQRDSLIEIVMDLGRLPEARFPSKAEYLSTIPVSLEDLEHCISQIGEFSGDNRAGLSQTLHRISAIRNRTGKIIGLTCRVGRAVFGKIGMIRDLVETGQSILMLGRPGVGKTTALREITRVLADELEKRVVIIDTSNEIAGDGDIPHPAIGRARRMQVARPELQHQVMIEAVENHMPEVIVIDEIGTELEALAARTIAERGVQLIGTAHGNRIENLMKNPTLADLIGGIQAVTLGDEEARRRGSQKTVLERKAPPTFDIAIEMLEQQRWVVHESVSTTIDHLLRGLQPTLQVRTLNDEGEVNIFEERYTPTTPVSMEERSALKPREPVAAIPGLRGLRGSGKMMAVPPTPLGKAREDAVSESQYFEELLEQSFSGVTPLHTDEEFPFIKTIGEGSSLNIYPYGVPRHQIEQVIQTLSLPVILTKDIDSADVVLALRSHIRNQSKLRHMAKTRQVPIHTIKSGTPPQIARALRRLLNMEDPSTPEIADLSLFTKSGSSDEIEALEEARLAVEQIVIPKGQPVELLPRSPQVRKMQHELVEHYRLKSNSFGEEPNRRLRIYPA
- the rplC gene encoding 50S ribosomal protein L3 — its product is MSVGILGTKVGMTQVFEAESGKAIPVTVIQAGPCTITQIKTKQTDGYTAIQLGYGEVPDKKRKLNTTKSPNKEVNKYLSNAEQGHLAKSGGTMLRHLKEYRVSDPETFELGQQLKADIFTPGQLVDVSGTSMGRGFSGYQKRHNFKRGPMAHGSKNHRLPGSIGPGTTPGRVYPGKRMAGHYGASQVTTRKLTVVRVDSERNLLLVKGAVPGKPGGLLSIAPANIVGGK
- the ldpA gene encoding circadian clock protein LdpA; translation: MNTYDSPLTALQQGNWFKLICGASYQHLPAVRSLTLAYTLAGADCIDVAADRAVIAITQEALAQVEALGKQAQALGFSYRHRPWLMVSLNDGEDPHFRKAEFEATACPSSCRRPCETVCPTGAITFSDVKSGVIDQLCYGCGRCIPICPSDLIYARSYVFRPDVIAPLVLQTGVDAVEIHTQIGRDKDFKRLWSSIKPHLAQLKLVAISCPDGEGVVEYLQTLYDLIKPLSCPLIWQTDGRPMSGDIGAGTTIASVKLAQKILAVNLPGYVQLAGGTNDYTVAKLKSLGLLQSYRLSDYPPDQHRVAGVAYGSYARVLLSPILEQLESRSTLKLKAESVSGEEQITQTYKSLRQDKTFQQTETTLDTHALEANPDLLWQAVGKASTLVSQLKS
- the rplD gene encoding 50S ribosomal protein L4 yields the protein MVDCVVRNWQGESVGQATLDLKVASEENASHVVHRALVRQMANARQGTASTKTRSEVRGGGRKPWRQKGTGRARAGSIRSPLWRGGGVIFGPKPRDYSQKMNRKERQLALRTAFQSRVEDLIVVEEFADQFARPKTKDLVSAMTRWGVEPEARVLLVLPEKQPNVYLSGRNIPKLRMCLADSLNVYDVLAADKIVTTAAALAKIQEVYGD